The Halanaerobiaceae bacterium ANBcell28 genome contains the following window.
CTTCTAAAAAATACAATCCCTGTAAGACATCTGCCTGCTTAATAAAACAGGAGCGTAATATCCTATCCCATGACCAATTTTGGTTTAAAGGCAAATGCTTTTCATCTAATTGATCAACTAGTATTTGCTCTTTGTCAAGATAATTGTCTTGTTGCAGGAAAATATTTTTCTCATCATCATAAGGGTAATACATATTTTCAATAATGTCTTGCCACTTATCTATTTCTTCTAATGTAATTTCATTGTCTTCTTTTATCTCTTTTAATCTCACTGGATGCTTTTCTTCCAGGTAATTGATCACTTCAATAGTATATTCCAGTGTCCAGACAGCAATTTTATTAGTGTACCAATTATTATTAACATTGTTTTCATATTCATTGGGACCTGTTACACCTAGTATGACATATTGCTTTCTTTTTTCAGAAAAATTTACTCTCTGTGCCCAAAATCTTGATATAGCTACTAATACCTCCAGGCCATATTCAGCAAGGTAATTTTTGTCTCCGGAATAGTTAACATAGTTGTATATAGCATAGGCTATTGCTCCATTACGATGAATCTCTTCAAAGGTAATTTCCCATTCATTATGACATTCTTCTCCATTCATTGTCACCATTGGATATAGAGCAGCTCCATTTTTAAATCCAAGCTTTTCAGCATTTTCTTTTGCTTTTTCCAAATGTCTATATCTATATAATAGTAAATTTTTTGCTACTGATTGCTCAGATGTACTTAAATAAAAGGGCAGACAATAGGCCTCTGTATCCCAATAAGTACTACCACCATATTTTTCACCGGTAAATCCCTTAGGTCCAATATTTAATCTTTCATCTTCACCTGTATAAGTCTGATTTAATTGAAATATATTAAATCTAATTCCTTGCTGTGCTGCAAGATCACTTTCAATCTTTATATCACTATTTTGCCATTTCAAATTCCAGGCTTCTATCTGTTCTTCTAGTAAAGTATCAAAAGTAATTTCCATAGCCTCTTCTGATAACTTCCTTGTTTTTTCAACAAGTTCTTCAACTTGATAATACCTTGAGGATGTATTTGCTATATATTTATATAGTGTTAACTCATCATTTTCTTTGATGGAAATAGCATAAGAATTTGCTAGAAATTTTTCTTTTTTAAATGAATTAATTTTAGCTGACTTTTCATTGTTATTAATTAACTCATTATTCTTCAATAATGTGTTCTGCATATAAGTACAAATATGGAAATCTTTTTTTTTTGTTTTCATCATAAGATAAGCTTGATGATTATCTAATCCTTTATCTACCTCATCCCAAAACTTCTCTCCATAATTAGCATCCTGATTTATTACATCCCCGTCAAGGTAAGGAATTACTTCTATGTCTCCGTTGAAATTCAAAGCTTTTATCGTGTATTTTATAGCAGCAATTTCAGCCCTTGCCATACTAATAAATCTCTGGGTTTTCACTTGAATTCGTTTACCATCTTCAAATTCAGCAATAAACTCCCTCTTCAGATGTCCTTCTTTCATATTAAGTGTCCTAATAAAACCTTCAAGTTTACAATTGCCTATATCAAGGTTTTGGCCATTGACTTTTACATCTATACCAATCCAGTTTGTAGAATTTAATACTTTGGCGTAATATTCCGGATATCCTATTTTCCACCAACCTACTACTGTTTTATCAGGATAATATACTCCTGCCATATAATTACCTTCTAAGGAATTGCCACTATACTGTTCTTCAAAGTTAGCTCGCTGTCCCATATATCCATTGCCAAGGCTGAATATACTCTCAGATAATATATGGTTATCAGGATTAAAGCCTTTTTCGATAATTTTCCAGGGATCTAATTCTAAATATCTCTTCATATAAAGTCCCTCCAGCTAAAGATATTGATAAAGCAATTATCATTACCTACTTGATCATATGCCTTAGTTAATATATATTTATATTTAAATCTCATACATT
Protein-coding sequences here:
- a CDS encoding glycoside hydrolase family 65 protein; this encodes MKRYLELDPWKIIEKGFNPDNHILSESIFSLGNGYMGQRANFEEQYSGNSLEGNYMAGVYYPDKTVVGWWKIGYPEYYAKVLNSTNWIGIDVKVNGQNLDIGNCKLEGFIRTLNMKEGHLKREFIAEFEDGKRIQVKTQRFISMARAEIAAIKYTIKALNFNGDIEVIPYLDGDVINQDANYGEKFWDEVDKGLDNHQAYLMMKTKKKDFHICTYMQNTLLKNNELINNNEKSAKINSFKKEKFLANSYAISIKENDELTLYKYIANTSSRYYQVEELVEKTRKLSEEAMEITFDTLLEEQIEAWNLKWQNSDIKIESDLAAQQGIRFNIFQLNQTYTGEDERLNIGPKGFTGEKYGGSTYWDTEAYCLPFYLSTSEQSVAKNLLLYRYRHLEKAKENAEKLGFKNGAALYPMVTMNGEECHNEWEITFEEIHRNGAIAYAIYNYVNYSGDKNYLAEYGLEVLVAISRFWAQRVNFSEKRKQYVILGVTGPNEYENNVNNNWYTNKIAVWTLEYTIEVINYLEEKHPVRLKEIKEDNEITLEEIDKWQDIIENMYYPYDDEKNIFLQQDNYLDKEQILVDQLDEKHLPLNQNWSWDRILRSCFIKQADVLQGLYFLEDHYDLDTIKNNYRFYEPRTVHESSLSPCIHAVLAAKIADFEKAYEMYLRTARLDLDNYNNDTEDGCHITSMAGSWMSIVQGFGGLRVKDDYLILNPFLPDKWDSYSFKILFRASLIEISVRKDGVKISNRSNKAIAVMPYGQLCNIEANQDIVITYNI